In Tolypothrix sp. NIES-4075, the following proteins share a genomic window:
- a CDS encoding YdcF family protein, translated as MTITLLNASSSPVDGFFVLGGSITREIYVAQEGKKSPETPILISRGSQDPCIRLIFQREVAPVQNVWLEHCADSTFENFYYSIPILRRLGVHKVMLITSPTHLPRAKWLGQILLGSHGIWVEPVIVEEKGIPGNRESWLKTGADVTRSLLWAGLSQFIQPECSNVTRLAEVNMQDWQQRGFRCERKGNLGR; from the coding sequence ATGACTATAACTCTACTCAATGCATCATCCTCGCCAGTAGATGGCTTTTTTGTACTTGGTGGCAGCATTACTAGAGAAATTTATGTTGCCCAAGAAGGAAAAAAATCTCCCGAAACGCCGATTTTAATTTCTCGCGGTTCTCAAGATCCTTGTATAAGGCTTATTTTTCAACGAGAAGTAGCACCTGTACAAAATGTTTGGTTAGAACATTGTGCCGATTCCACCTTTGAAAATTTCTATTATAGTATTCCAATTTTGCGCCGTTTGGGAGTGCATAAAGTCATGCTTATTACTTCCCCAACTCACTTACCAAGAGCCAAATGGCTAGGACAAATTCTTTTAGGATCTCATGGTATTTGGGTAGAACCTGTGATTGTTGAGGAAAAAGGCATTCCCGGTAATCGTGAGTCTTGGTTGAAAACGGGAGCAGATGTAACCCGCAGCTTGTTGTGGGCAGGTTTAAGTCAATTTATTCAACCAGAATGTTCAAATGTGACTAGGCTAGCTGAAGTGAATATGCAAGATTGGCAGCAACGCGGTTTTCGGTGCGAACGCAAGGGGAATTTGGGGAGATGA
- a CDS encoding tetratricopeptide repeat protein has protein sequence MREMLSRGLVFELPVPREALAAVCDTIPNLSHYINRAVALGLLEVSHDEALRVPRILPVQLPEDGEALHKQAAEVLYRLWREETETTTEEQGLEIHRLALRAKVDEIAVEMAGKLANGWKIQSRFREAVQLCKSTLEIAEHYLVLHELARSHQELGEVSKAQEYYQKALDSCPVEDKEEKAAIINNLGSLKVNRGEINEAIALFEQSLAIIEKIGNVQTKAATLHNLGYLKANTGEINEAISLFEQSLAIIEKIGNVQTKAATLHQLGILKANRGEINEAIALYEQSLAINEQIGNVQGKAATLHEMGMLKANKGEIEEAIALYEQSLAITEQIGNVQLKAATLKQLGILKADRGEIEQAIALYEQSLAINEQIGNVQGKAATLHEMGMLKANFEDAITRRDNKTP, from the coding sequence ATGCGGGAGATGTTGTCACGGGGTTTGGTGTTTGAGTTGCCAGTACCGAGGGAAGCTTTAGCCGCAGTTTGTGACACTATCCCCAATTTGTCACATTATATTAATCGGGCGGTAGCGTTGGGACTGTTGGAAGTGAGCCATGATGAGGCGTTACGAGTGCCGCGTATTTTGCCTGTGCAGTTACCAGAAGATGGGGAAGCTTTGCATAAGCAAGCGGCTGAAGTGCTGTATCGCCTTTGGCGGGAGGAGACGGAAACCACAACCGAGGAACAAGGCTTAGAAATTCATCGGCTGGCGTTGCGAGCAAAGGTAGACGAGATTGCTGTAGAAATGGCAGGGAAATTGGCAAATGGCTGGAAAATTCAAAGCCGATTTCGGGAAGCTGTTCAACTGTGCAAATCTACTCTCGAAATTGCTGAACATTATTTAGTCTTACATGAGTTAGCTCGTTCTCATCAAGAATTAGGTGAAGTTAGTAAAGCACAAGAGTATTACCAAAAAGCTCTAGATAGTTGTCCGGTAGAAGATAAAGAAGAAAAGGCTGCAATCATTAACAACTTGGGATCTCTCAAAGTCAATAGAGGAGAAATCAACGAAGCGATCGCCCTTTTTGAACAATCCCTTGCCATCATAGAAAAAATCGGCAATGTCCAAACTAAGGCGGCGACGTTGCACAACTTGGGATATCTCAAAGCTAATACCGGAGAAATCAACGAAGCGATCTCTCTTTTTGAACAATCCCTTGCCATCATAGAAAAAATCGGCAATGTCCAAACTAAAGCGGCGACATTGCACCAATTGGGGATACTCAAAGCCAATAGAGGAGAAATCAACGAAGCGATCGCCCTTTATGAACAATCCCTTGCTATCAATGAACAAATCGGCAATGTCCAAGGTAAAGCAGCGACGTTGCACGAAATGGGGATGCTCAAAGCCAATAAAGGAGAAATAGAAGAAGCGATCGCCCTTTATGAACAATCCCTTGCTATCACTGAACAAATCGGCAATGTCCAACTCAAGGCGGCGACGTTGAAACAACTGGGAATACTTAAAGCCGATAGGGGAGAAATAGAACAAGCGATCGCCCTTTATGAACAATCCCTTGCTATCAATGAACAAATCGGCAATGTCCAAGGTAAAGCAGCGACGTTGCACGAAATGGGGATGCTCAAAGCCAATTTTGAAGATGCGATAACAAGACGCGATAACAAGACGCCATAG
- a CDS encoding glycosyltransferase, translated as MNHQPLDFTTTNTFFPHVSVVVPIYNGEFDLPDLISCLLAQTYPKQQVEYLLVDNNSSDRTRTFLETAAEHCPITIRPLSENQIQSSYAARNTGIRAAKSEIIAFTDADCRPQHQWLEALVQPFVNQDVTIVAGEIVALPGKTLLEQYADRQDTLSQKHTLAHKFCPYGQTANLAIRRIAFEKVGLFRPYLTTGGDADMCWRILRENIGRLEFSPRAIVQHRHRATLKELESQWRRYGRSNRYLHELHGIELMRETTAKEYGYLLLRWLLKEIPKNSFQAIARKASLVDLLSTPIGLFTAKARYSGQKDAQLPEKAKIIDWL; from the coding sequence ATGAATCATCAGCCACTTGACTTCACCACTACCAACACTTTTTTCCCTCATGTGTCGGTAGTGGTTCCTATATATAACGGTGAATTTGACTTACCAGATTTAATTTCTTGTCTGTTAGCGCAAACTTACCCAAAACAGCAGGTTGAGTACTTGCTGGTAGACAATAACAGTAGCGATCGCACTCGAACTTTCTTAGAAACAGCTGCCGAACATTGCCCAATTACAATTCGTCCTTTAAGCGAAAACCAAATTCAAAGCTCTTACGCTGCACGCAATACAGGCATTCGCGCTGCAAAAAGTGAAATAATTGCCTTTACTGATGCTGATTGCCGTCCGCAACATCAATGGTTAGAAGCATTAGTACAGCCTTTTGTCAACCAAGATGTTACAATTGTCGCCGGAGAAATTGTGGCGTTACCAGGCAAAACGCTTCTAGAACAATATGCCGATCGCCAAGATACTTTATCACAAAAGCACACCCTCGCCCATAAATTTTGTCCCTACGGTCAAACCGCTAATTTAGCAATTCGACGCATCGCATTTGAAAAAGTAGGTTTGTTTCGTCCTTATCTGACCACTGGTGGCGATGCTGACATGTGCTGGCGAATTCTAAGAGAAAACATCGGGCGTTTAGAATTTTCCCCAAGAGCGATCGTCCAACATCGCCACCGCGCTACACTAAAAGAACTAGAAAGTCAATGGCGGCGCTATGGACGCTCAAATCGCTATTTACACGAACTGCACGGTATTGAGTTGATGCGCGAGACTACGGCAAAAGAATACGGCTATCTGTTGCTGCGTTGGTTGTTGAAAGAAATACCAAAAAATAGCTTTCAAGCGATCGCCCGTAAAGCCAGCCTTGTAGACTTGTTAAGTACACCCATTGGTTTATTTACAGCGAAAGCGCGTTACTCTGGGCAAAAAGATGCCCAATTGCCAGAAAAAGCCAAAATCATTGATTGGCTCTAA
- a CDS encoding transposase produces the protein MNNYEPQPKNNKPKYKGKYRVDSTRLPAWNYASNGGYFVTICTEGRKCFFGEVVGGEMQLSQIGEIAQDLWYEIPKHFSNCDIDVFCIMPNHIHGILIINPTRDALAREAIVKEDAIDLEDSQDGIDLQDAVDLEDAIDLQEDANRSDAINRIDLDAINQIDLEDAINQIDLEDAINRVSTRGGRQRGGVTGVFNPMLSKNSLSKIVRWYKGRCRFEINQIYQGFGWQERFYEEIIRNEFALDRIRQYIINNPINWEGDRKQPSR, from the coding sequence ATGAATAATTATGAGCCTCAACCAAAAAACAACAAGCCTAAATACAAAGGTAAATATCGGGTTGATTCAACGCGGTTGCCTGCATGGAATTATGCCAGTAATGGTGGATATTTCGTTACTATTTGCACTGAGGGTAGAAAATGCTTTTTTGGTGAGGTTGTGGGGGGTGAAATGCAGCTATCACAAATTGGAGAAATTGCCCAAGATTTGTGGTATGAGATTCCTAAACATTTTTCTAATTGTGATATAGATGTATTTTGCATTATGCCTAATCATATTCACGGTATTCTGATTATTAATCCAACACGAGATGCTCTTGCTAGAGAAGCCATTGTCAAAGAAGATGCGATTGATTTAGAAGATTCACAAGATGGGATTGATTTACAAGACGCGGTTGATTTAGAAGACGCGATTGATTTACAAGAAGATGCGAATAGATCAGACGCGATAAATCGAATAGATTTAGACGCGATAAATCAAATAGATTTAGAAGACGCGATAAATCAAATAGATTTAGAAGACGCGATAAATCGCGTCTCTACAAGGGGGGGACGTCAACGGGGTGGGGTTACGGGGGTATTTAACCCGATGTTGTCTAAAAATTCTCTTTCTAAAATTGTTAGGTGGTACAAAGGACGATGTAGATTTGAAATTAATCAAATCTATCAAGGTTTTGGATGGCAAGAAAGGTTTTATGAGGAAATAATTCGTAATGAATTTGCCCTTGACAGAATTAGACAATATATTATTAATAATCCAATAAATTGGGAAGGCGATCGCAAACAACCATCCCGTTAA
- a CDS encoding response regulator transcription factor, translating into MSAQLLLVDDEPGLREAVKDYLQESGFSVQVASNAREGWDLMQQSIPDLVISDIMMPQVDGYQFLKQLREDPRFKTLPVVFLTAKGMTSDRIQGYQAGVDAYLPKPFDPDELVAIIENLLIRRTAKPHATGEEGETFDIAELANQIAQIKALLTQKSAIAQSPAPFTIDLTPREQSVLNLVAEGLMNKEIARRLETSVRNVEKYVSRLFSKTGTNSRTELVRFALEHGLAK; encoded by the coding sequence ATGTCAGCACAACTGTTACTGGTGGATGATGAACCGGGATTGCGTGAAGCCGTCAAGGATTATTTGCAAGAAAGCGGTTTCAGCGTTCAAGTTGCCAGTAACGCCCGCGAGGGGTGGGACTTGATGCAGCAAAGCATACCTGATTTAGTGATTTCCGACATCATGATGCCTCAGGTAGATGGCTATCAGTTTTTAAAGCAACTGCGGGAAGACCCCCGCTTTAAAACGCTGCCGGTGGTCTTTTTAACGGCAAAAGGAATGACAAGCGATCGCATTCAAGGTTATCAAGCTGGTGTTGATGCTTATCTACCCAAGCCTTTCGATCCCGATGAATTAGTCGCAATCATCGAAAACTTACTTATCCGTCGCACTGCCAAGCCTCATGCTACAGGTGAAGAGGGAGAAACGTTTGATATTGCTGAACTTGCCAATCAGATTGCCCAAATTAAAGCGTTGTTAACTCAAAAAAGTGCGATCGCTCAATCTCCTGCCCCTTTTACCATCGACTTGACCCCCAGAGAACAAAGTGTTTTAAATTTGGTTGCTGAAGGGCTAATGAACAAAGAAATTGCCCGTCGCTTAGAAACCAGCGTCCGTAACGTGGAAAAGTACGTCAGTCGTTTGTTTAGTAAAACAGGCACGAACAGCCGTACTGAA
- the ctpB gene encoding carboxyl-terminal processing protease CtpB has translation MNQSAKRSSPLQVALIGGAIATTATLSVFGQAWCRSVRAALQDSPKAIVDQVWQLVNREYVDGKFNQQDWQATRQSLLSKNYSSREEAYTAIREALKKLGDPYTRFMDPKQYDALTSQTSGEVSGIGIRMELNEKTKRLTVVEAIENSPALKAGIKAGDEIVAIDGKPIHDLKVEDASKLIRGKAGTAIVLRLARQGQREMDVKLTRATIEVPTVKYTLKQEGSKRVGYIRLREFSAHASDQMRRAIRDLNGQQVDSYVLDLRGNPGGLLTASIEIARMWIDNGGIVKTVDRVGASELSKANNTAITKRPLAVLIDNNSASASEILTGALKDNKRAVVVGSQSFGKALVQSVHELPDGSGVAITIAHYFTPEGTDINHKGITPDIKIDLSDAQERQLASNPNLVATQNDPQYARAIAALSSRNFAQPPANQRSKPLSVRASDLKY, from the coding sequence ATGAACCAATCTGCGAAACGTTCCTCGCCGCTCCAAGTAGCCTTGATTGGTGGAGCGATCGCCACAACAGCAACTTTGTCTGTGTTCGGTCAAGCGTGGTGTCGCTCCGTCCGCGCCGCCTTACAAGATAGCCCAAAAGCGATCGTAGACCAAGTGTGGCAACTAGTAAATCGTGAATATGTTGATGGCAAATTTAATCAACAAGATTGGCAAGCAACCAGACAAAGTTTATTAAGTAAAAATTATTCTTCTCGTGAGGAAGCTTACACAGCCATCCGGGAAGCTTTAAAAAAATTGGGCGATCCTTACACTCGGTTCATGGACCCGAAACAGTATGATGCTCTCACCAGCCAAACATCTGGCGAAGTTTCGGGTATTGGCATTCGGATGGAACTGAATGAAAAAACCAAGCGACTCACCGTTGTGGAAGCTATAGAAAATTCGCCAGCACTCAAAGCAGGTATCAAAGCCGGCGATGAGATTGTCGCAATTGACGGCAAACCCATACATGACCTGAAAGTAGAAGACGCATCTAAGCTGATTCGCGGCAAAGCGGGTACTGCTATAGTATTGCGGCTGGCACGTCAGGGTCAAAGAGAAATGGATGTTAAGCTGACACGCGCCACAATTGAAGTGCCAACGGTGAAATACACCCTCAAGCAAGAAGGCTCAAAGCGTGTTGGCTATATCAGATTGCGAGAGTTCAGCGCTCACGCTTCCGATCAAATGCGACGAGCAATCCGCGATTTGAACGGTCAGCAAGTTGATAGTTACGTCTTAGATTTGCGTGGAAATCCCGGTGGTTTGTTGACTGCAAGCATTGAAATTGCTCGGATGTGGATAGATAATGGCGGGATTGTCAAGACCGTAGACCGTGTGGGAGCAAGTGAACTCAGCAAGGCAAATAACACTGCGATTACAAAACGTCCCTTAGCGGTACTGATAGATAATAATTCAGCCAGTGCAAGTGAAATCCTCACCGGCGCACTCAAGGATAATAAGCGAGCGGTAGTTGTTGGCAGTCAAAGCTTTGGTAAAGCCTTGGTACAGTCAGTGCATGAACTGCCAGACGGTTCCGGCGTAGCCATCACCATTGCCCATTATTTCACCCCTGAAGGAACAGACATTAACCATAAAGGGATTACTCCTGATATCAAGATAGATTTGTCAGACGCGCAAGAGCGTCAGTTGGCGAGTAATCCAAATTTGGTAGCAACTCAAAACGATCCGCAATATGCGCGGGCGATCGCCGCTTTATCCAGCAGAAACTTCGCCCAACCCCCAGCAAATCAAAGGTCAAAACCGTTGAGCGTTCGCGCCTCAGATTTGAAATATTAG
- a CDS encoding GNAT family N-acetyltransferase, giving the protein MNSDDFDAVYVRELGIDDIAPIYHLGEKLFTSELYPYLYRTWDEWEVIGLYNTDPEYCLVAEIDEEVAGFILGTIITKASWTYGYILWLGVNPNYQRRGVADKLVDKVVARMIEDGARFMLVDTDPTNIPAVKFFNRKGFGNIRQHIFLSMNLSKHDYYGRLIDYEHQKAERAGYRRSRPAIRARKPDGIGSEVVLNPLVNEPQITDEQSPI; this is encoded by the coding sequence ATGAACTCCGATGATTTTGATGCGGTTTATGTCCGCGAATTAGGAATTGATGACATTGCCCCTATATACCATTTGGGGGAAAAGTTATTTACTAGCGAGTTATACCCCTATTTATACCGAACTTGGGATGAATGGGAGGTAATTGGACTTTACAACACAGATCCAGAATACTGTTTAGTTGCAGAAATCGATGAGGAAGTAGCCGGATTTATTTTGGGAACTATCATCACCAAAGCATCTTGGACTTACGGCTATATTCTTTGGCTAGGAGTTAATCCCAACTATCAGCGTCGCGGAGTTGCCGACAAGCTGGTTGATAAAGTTGTCGCACGTATGATTGAAGATGGAGCGCGATTTATGTTGGTAGACACCGATCCGACAAATATACCAGCAGTGAAGTTTTTTAACCGCAAAGGTTTCGGAAATATCCGCCAGCATATTTTCTTGTCGATGAATTTAAGCAAGCACGATTATTATGGCAGACTAATTGATTATGAGCATCAAAAAGCAGAAAGAGCCGGTTACAGGCGATCGCGTCCGGCAATTCGCGCACGCAAACCTGATGGAATTGGTAGTGAAGTAGTCCTCAATCCCCTCGTCAACGAACCTCAAATAACTGACGAACAAAGTCCGATTTAA
- a CDS encoding single-stranded-DNA-specific exonuclease RecJ: MQQQWNIVATEQPPESFIDAVKHYTPNKSGHYAAQLLWQRGIKDTTQLAEFVNPQAYQPASPFEFGEEMLLAVRRLKQARDEKQKIVIWGDFDADGITSTAVLWDGLGEFFEQNTHLNYYIPNRITESHGLNNQGIEKLVKQGCKLIVTCDTGSTNISEIIYAQQQGIDIIVTDHHTLPAERPPVTAIINPRYLPNTHPLFHLSGVAVAYKLVEALYQSLPKVPQQPLEDLLDLVAVGLIADLVQLSGDCRYLAQLGIQKLQEDFKQLPATRRRPGVGRLLELCQKSGDRPTDISFGLGPRINAVSRIQGDASFCVELLTSRDEKRVSKLAEETELANSRRKSLQKDVAQQVTQKLTQIDLSTTSVIVLEDAQWAVGVLGLVAGQVAQETGRPTILLSTEGVGIEDKETRRQGDKEDEEDEVINLSPPASPSPPLPRQVLQRGEPPQRTGSPSPSPPPLARGSARSVNSVDLYQLVKDQAHLLHRFGGHPFAAGLSLPVENIPLFTEAINQRLRQTLGGVTLTATIQADLAVTVADLGKELFYELKLLEPCGMGNPVPKLLIQNCWFENSWNRNQQDSRGKKVQYIKTDFEIRDDSTRSSFPGIWWGHYKEELPMGRCDCIAELDYNTFKKRYEIRLIAVRRSENSIFQHAVNSSPLIVDWRNVSTQEDSALLVKECPTSWDDLRAWLRRSLYNQQQLAIAWSKPENKQPEQIWLTLVGIAKYLSRTNQTVTRIQLLEKLGIKDQTLYFGFRALKCLGFSITRVDRNLQMSLHSTNIAETVADAAVEQFLAAVREEQFQREYFAEVPLSTIMAIANRPLF; encoded by the coding sequence ATGCAACAACAGTGGAATATTGTCGCAACTGAACAACCGCCAGAATCATTTATCGATGCGGTAAAACACTACACCCCCAATAAAAGCGGACATTACGCAGCCCAGTTATTATGGCAACGAGGCATCAAAGACACAACACAATTAGCAGAGTTTGTCAACCCTCAAGCTTATCAACCCGCGAGTCCGTTTGAGTTTGGCGAAGAAATGCTCTTAGCAGTCAGACGCCTCAAACAAGCGCGGGATGAAAAGCAAAAAATCGTTATTTGGGGCGACTTTGATGCTGATGGTATCACCTCTACTGCGGTGCTGTGGGATGGTTTAGGAGAGTTTTTTGAACAGAATACGCACTTAAATTACTACATCCCTAACCGGATAACAGAATCCCACGGACTTAACAATCAAGGCATTGAGAAGCTGGTAAAACAAGGTTGCAAATTAATAGTTACTTGCGACACCGGCAGCACAAATATCAGTGAAATTATTTATGCTCAACAGCAAGGCATAGATATTATTGTTACAGACCACCACACATTGCCTGCTGAACGTCCACCAGTCACAGCAATTATCAATCCCCGCTATCTGCCAAATACACATCCATTATTTCATCTTTCTGGTGTGGCGGTAGCTTACAAGTTGGTTGAAGCGCTTTATCAAAGCTTACCGAAAGTACCTCAACAACCGCTAGAAGATTTACTAGATTTAGTAGCGGTGGGATTAATTGCCGACTTAGTGCAGCTAAGTGGAGATTGTCGTTACTTAGCACAGTTGGGAATTCAAAAATTGCAAGAAGACTTTAAACAGCTTCCAGCAACCAGAAGGCGTCCGGGGGTAGGGCGATTATTAGAATTATGCCAGAAAAGTGGCGATCGCCCTACAGATATTTCCTTTGGTTTGGGTCCGCGAATCAACGCTGTCAGCCGCATTCAAGGCGATGCTTCTTTTTGCGTAGAACTACTCACTAGTCGCGACGAAAAGCGCGTAAGTAAACTAGCAGAAGAAACAGAATTAGCAAACAGCAGACGCAAATCTTTGCAGAAAGACGTTGCTCAACAAGTAACTCAAAAGCTTACCCAGATAGACTTATCAACCACCAGCGTCATCGTTTTAGAAGACGCCCAATGGGCAGTTGGTGTCTTAGGTTTAGTTGCTGGGCAAGTAGCACAAGAGACAGGAAGACCGACGATTTTGTTGAGTACCGAGGGTGTGGGAATAGAGGACAAGGAGACAAGGAGACAAGGAGACAAGGAAGATGAGGAAGATGAGGTAATTAATTTGTCTCCCCCTGCTTCCCCATCTCCCCCTCTCCCACGCCAGGTGCTACAACGGGGGGAACCCCCGCAACGCACTGGCTCCCCCTCCCCATCCCCCCCTCCTCTCGCAAGAGGTTCTGCTCGTTCGGTAAACTCAGTTGACTTATATCAATTGGTAAAAGACCAAGCACATTTGTTACATCGCTTTGGGGGACATCCCTTTGCAGCGGGTTTGAGTTTGCCGGTGGAGAATATTCCTTTATTTACAGAAGCGATTAATCAACGCTTGCGGCAAACTTTAGGTGGTGTAACCCTGACAGCAACAATACAAGCAGACTTGGCAGTAACGGTAGCAGACTTGGGTAAAGAGTTATTTTATGAACTGAAATTACTAGAACCTTGCGGAATGGGAAACCCTGTACCGAAACTGCTAATTCAAAATTGCTGGTTTGAAAATTCTTGGAATCGCAATCAGCAAGATTCGCGGGGGAAAAAGGTACAGTATATTAAAACAGATTTTGAAATTCGCGATGATTCCACTAGAAGCAGTTTTCCTGGCATTTGGTGGGGACACTACAAAGAAGAATTACCGATGGGAAGGTGTGATTGCATCGCTGAATTAGATTACAACACCTTCAAAAAGCGCTATGAAATCAGATTAATTGCCGTGCGAAGAAGTGAAAACTCAATATTTCAGCACGCGGTTAACTCCTCACCATTAATAGTAGATTGGCGAAATGTTTCTACTCAAGAAGATTCTGCACTTTTAGTTAAAGAGTGTCCCACAAGCTGGGATGATTTAAGAGCATGGTTGAGGCGATCGCTTTACAATCAACAACAACTAGCGATCGCTTGGTCTAAACCTGAAAACAAACAACCTGAGCAAATTTGGCTTACCCTTGTCGGAATTGCTAAATACCTCAGTCGCACAAATCAAACAGTTACTCGCATACAGCTTTTAGAAAAACTCGGCATTAAAGACCAAACCTTGTATTTTGGATTTAGAGCTTTAAAATGCTTAGGATTCTCAATCACTCGAGTTGATCGTAACTTGCAAATGAGCTTGCATTCTACCAATATTGCGGAAACAGTTGCCGATGCTGCGGTTGAACAATTTTTAGCCGCAGTGCGAGAAGAACAATTTCAACGTGAGTATTTTGCCGAAGTTCCTTTATCTACAATTATGGCGATCGCGAATAGACCTCTTTTTTAG